One Salvelinus alpinus chromosome 9, SLU_Salpinus.1, whole genome shotgun sequence genomic window, ttctctcctctctctttctcagaaacCGAGCGATAGGAGACTACCTCCGCTCAAACGGCTATGAAGAGGCCTATTCCACCTTCAAGAAAGAGACTGAGTTAGATATGGTAAGAGCACGCACACACTAACTTACCCCAAAACTACCACACTAACCTATTCTTTGATTTCCTTGCAATTATTTGAAACCTAGAGATCACGCTCTCATTTTTCCATTtctgtctcccctccctctcttccacagAATGAGGAGTTGGATAAGAAGTACGCTGGTCTTTTGGAAAAGAAATGGACCTCTGTCATCAGATTACAGAAGAAGGTGAGTGTTGACGTCACATTTGAGGTATTATGGTATTTGGTGTGTGTTTGATTTTCCATCCCATATTGGAATTGCAGATGGTTTTTAAGCATGCTCTTATCCACTTTGCACCATtttaacagttttttttaaatgttattttgtgTCGTCTCATGTGTATACTATATATAGGATGCTTTCTTGGCCAGGGCTCACTTGTACAATAGATGTAGTTCTCAGTGTGACCTCTGGTTAAATAAAAACGTATCTGGAGTATGAGTGAAATAACTCTGTGTTGGAGAACCATAAACGACCAACTGAACTATCACGTCTTCTACTCTCTCGTTGTCATCGTTTCCACACCTttatcttctctctcccttcactccCCTACCTTCTCTTGTACctttctcccatccctctctcctcttcaccctctctcccccaggtGATGGAGCTGGAGTCGAAGCTGAACGAGGCCAAGGAGGAGATGACTCTAGGGGGTCCGGTGGCCCAGAAGAGGGACCCTAAGGAGTGGATCCCCCGTCCCCCAGAGAGATACGCCCTGAGCGGCCACCGCTCCCCCGTCACACGGGTCATCTTCCACCCTGTCTTCTCCGTCATGGTCACTGCTTCTGAGGACGCCACCATCAAGGTCTGTATGTGTCAATAATTTTCTAAGATCTTGGTTTAAAGTAAATGTGTACTAGGGAGCCCTATGTAACAAACAAGTTTATTTTATCTAGCACATATACAGTTGCGGCCAAATAGATTGGCACCCTTGTgcttttcttaaataattccctCTTTCTAAAATAAGttgtaattgaaataataattgctCTCCACACCTTGTtggattttcaacattgcagaaccaaTTAAAATGTTGTAAACTTAAGTTTACAAATGTAATTTAGAAAATAAACACAAGGACAAAACCATTGGTAAACATAGGAGGACACCACTGTTGAGGGGCACACAAGAGAGCCTGATTTTATTGAACTTCTCAAAGCACCCTAAATCCGGGGGAAACGTTCTGTGACCCAATAAAACAACATGTTAGCTCTTAGGTAGTACAGCACTGTGTTTACTGACGACTAAATGAATCATTCAATGAAAAGAACGCCCTCCGTACAATCAAACACGGAGGTTTGATAATGCTGTGGCTTTGCTTTTGCCACCTCTCATACTGGAGGCCATAAACGTGGCACAGGGCATCATAAAATGAGGAGATGATCAGATCTTTTGGAGTCCAATGTTCAACCCAGTGTCCAAAAACTGGGTCTCCATTGGAGGTTGTGGGtgttccagcaggacaacaaccccaaacacacatcaaaaAGCACCCAAGAATGGTTTAAGAAGAAACACTGGATGGTTCTGGAGTGGCCAGCCAAGAGTCCAGCTCAGAATCACATCCAAAAACCTATGGCGAGATCGGACAACAGCAGTTGGTGGAGGGCACCCCTCAAACAGTGAAGAATTAGTGCAGTGTGCTGCTGAAGAGTGGGCCAAATTGCCAGTAGAAAGGTGCAGCAAAGCTCATTGAAGGCTACAAGAAGTGTTTGCCTGCAGTTATCTTGGCCATAGGCTGTGAAACCAGGTACTAGCTCGGGGGTGCCAATAACCTTGTCCAAGCCATTTGTGTtcgttttttaaattaaaattgcAAACTTACGTTTTATAAAAATGTTATTTGTTCTGCAATATTGAAAATCCATAACAAGGTCTGGagacaaatttttttttttttcagtttcAACTTCTTTATAGAGAATCATCTAAGgaaagtgcaagggtgccaatacaTTTGTCTGCAACTGTACGTCAGTGACTGTCACATTAGATATCTCTGCTGCTGCTATAGCTGCTATACCTCCCGTTCATCTTCTCGAtatcctctcttctactctctttatctctactcttcctctctcctcctgctctaTTGCTCTCCTTTTCACTCGCtcccttctccccccctctcactcGCTCTTctcattctcgctctctctctccttatcttttCTGCTTTGTCACTGTCGAGATGGGGTGATGCTCTGGTAACCGGGACAACGCTGGCAGAGCATGGAGCACTGCACCCTGGGATACATGTGAATCTCATCCTGCTCTCaacttctttctctctttccttcttgctctctctcttctttctcttttaTTTCTCTTGTCGCACTCACTCACGCATGCATTGACCCAGAAGAAGTTTGTTGCCCTGtcatgttgaaaaatgtttcaACTGACTATGCgtttgtgtctctctctaggtgtgGGACTATGAGGCAGGGGACTTTGAGCGGACACTGAAGGGCCATACAGATTCTGTCCAGGACATCTCCTTTGACCAGACGGGCAAGCTGCTGGCCTCCTGCTCTGCAGACATGACCATAAAGCTGTGGGACTTCCAGGGCTTTGAGTGCATCCGCACTATGCATGGTGAGGGTCTGGGAAGGGGGTGGCTGTGTGTTCCTCCAAGTGGTATAACAGCAAACAAGCACTATTACCCAATGTGCACCTACCTACACTTCAACAGTGTACTTATGTGATTACTGCCATAGaatcattctatttctatcttTGGTTACTACAATGTAATTACTGTGGTGTACTAGGTATTGTAAAgtggtataaaaaaataaatgtaaaaaattgtattagccttactgatgtcactttcctgttctgtctgtttcaggTCATGACCACAACGTGTCGTCTGTAGCCATCATGCCCAATGGAGACCACATAGTCTCCGCCTCCAGAGACAAGACCATCAAGATGTGGGAGGTGGCCActgggtgagacacacacacttatcagcTGCTGAAATACTGTATCTCTTGTTATATTAGTCCAGTGAAGGGATGTTTGAACGTATACACAGACTGACACGTTCTGGTGTCCAGTATTCCGGTTTtgctggagaggtgtgtgtgtgtgtctagctaTGCTacacgaccaaaagtatgtggacacctgctcgtttaacatctcattccaaaatcatgggcattaatttggagttggtcccccctttgcttcaATGGAGTTGTCAGGGCtttgtacaggccagtcaagttcttccacgccgatctctacaaacatttctgtatggacctcgctttatgcacggggcattgtcatgctgaaacaggaaagggccttcctcaaattgttgccacaaagttggaagcacagaattgcgTATGCTGTAGTATTaaggtttcccttcactggaactaaggggcctagcccaaaccatgaaatccagccccagaccattattcctcctccaccaaactttacagttggcactatacattgggcCAGGTAGCGtactcctggcatctgccaaaaccAGAtttgactgccagatggtgaagcgtgattcatcactccagagtccattggcggcgagctttgcaccactccagccgacacttggcattgcgcatggtgatcttaggcttgtgtgcggctgctcggccatggaaacccatttcatgaagctcacgGCGAACAGGTCTTGTACTGACGTTGCTTTCagcggcagtttggaactctgtagtgtgTGTTGCAACTGGGGACAGACGATTTTCCTCGATTTACACACCTCtcagtaacgggtgtggctgaaataatagccgaatccactaatttgaagggatgtccacatacttttgtgtgtgtaaCTTGGGCGTGTCGGTTTCTTTCTCTAGGTATTGTGTGAAGACATTTACAGGCCACAGGGAATGGGTGAGGATGGTCCGGCCCAACCAGGATGGTTCTCTTATCGCCAGCTGTTCCAACGACCAGACGGTGCGTGTGTGGGTGGCCACCTCCAAGGAGTGTAAGGCTGAGCTGCGGGAGCACGAACACGTGGTGGAGTGTATTGCCTGGGCCCCCGATACCGCTCACCCCACTATCCTGGAGGCTACTGGCTCAGAGGTGAGGAGAACCTCTATACGATGTGAGGTATTTTGAAATGATGACACGTGTTTCGGCAATACAACTTGTTTTTTGTTCATGCTTATAAGCATCTCCCcccccactctctgtagagtaAGAAGAGTGGGAAGCCCGGCCCATTCCTTATCTCTGGCTCTAGAGATAAGACCATCAAGATGTGGGACATCAGCACTGGCATGTGCCTTATGactctggtgagtgtgtgtgtgtgcacgttttactatacttgtgagtaccagaagtcctcaAGAATAGTAAACCAACAAAGTTAGAGAAGTGAGGACATTTTGCTGGTCCTCATttgtaaaaaggctattttaaggtTAGGGGAAATAGGATTTTGTTCGTTACCTTCCCCTCAGGTAGCACGATTGGTCATGATAACTGTGTGTGGATGTCCAAAGTGGGTTTGTTTCTCAGGTTggttgtgtgttctctctctaggTGGGTCATGATAACTGGGTGCGTGGTGTGTTGGTGCACCCTGGAGGCAGGTTCATAGTGAGCTGTGCTGATGATAAGACTCTGAGGATCTGGGACTACAAGAACAAGCGCTGCATGAAGACCCTGTGTGCCCATGAACACTTTGTTACCTCTCTGGGtaagagtgtctgtgtgtgcattccCTTAAATATTGTAGTACTAGTCAAAACcacctgtttgtgtgtgcgtaATCTCCAACACTACTGCCAGTTCCACAGTGCTACCTCCACCCAGTCCATCAGGGTTCGTACAGTCATAAAAATTCTGGGAAAGTCATGGAATTTTTTTATGGTATTTTCCAGGCTTAGAAAAGTTGGGGGAAATGATAAAATCCTAAACGTTTTTGAAAAGTAATTAACATAAATTACGAAATACATTTTCATGTAATTTATTTAGGcacagtttaaaaatatatattttatcaaTCAAATAAAAATCAACATATCAACGAGGATCGGAATTACACTTTACCGCATCTCTGTTTGCGCGCGTCACCTGCATGTGTGAGAGACGAGTGGGCCGTTGCTCATGTGAATCGGAATAATAATTTGTGAATCGCGAATCATAGTTTCTGGAAAAAACGATTAGATGTCGCCTTCTGGATTATGTGACTTCAACACTTGTTTTGTAGATACTTCCAGTTGATTTGGGCATCCAATGAATGGGACATTGCAACTCAATAGATTCTAGTCAGCCCTCGAAGTAAACACTTCCAAGGTAAATATGACTAAACTCGAAAAGGTATATTTCCTGAAGAAAATTTATGGATTCGCTTCACCTGAATAAAAATATTTGGAGCCTAACATAGACTTGATGAATGAGCAGATTTATTTCAAAATGCGTAAAAATGTATTTGGTTCAAAGTATTCACCCCGCTTTACCGTTTCCAGGTtgttgttaaagcctgaattcaaaattcatTACATAGAGActttgtcactgatctacacacaatacccgtaatgtcaaagtggaattttgtttgtagaacattttagaaattaataaaaaatgtaaagctgaaatgtcttgagtcaataagtattcaacccctttgttatggcaagcctaaagttcaggagtaaaatgtgcttaacaaattgcataataagttgcatggactcattccgtgttcaataatagtggttaacatgattttttgaatgactgccccatctctgtaccccacacatacaattaaccgtaaggtccctcattcgagtagtgaatttcaagcacagattcaaccacgaagaccagggaggtttttcaatgccttgcaAAAAGGCTTCATTTAAATTGTGGGGGGTTTTCAATTCCATGGGGGGTGGAAATGGGGAAGGTATCATGGGGGGATATGATGAAGGCAATATTACTATGATGGGGGATTTATCAATAAATGGGGGGCAAACAGGAAGTTTATACGCTAAATAAAAGTAAAACCCCTGGTAAGGGGGTCTGAGCTGGCATAGTTAAAATCTCATGCCACATTCAAAAGAACTGGGAAatttccgacttcagtgcgttcaagacaactgggaacttggaaataAACGAGACTGGGAAAATCGTTTTGAATGgttatccaactcggaattccaccTCGGGAACTcgagcctctttctagagctccgacttgaagatcactgacatcatgatttgacTTAGTTTATTTccgaattcccagttgtcttgaaagcaccataagtcGGTCGCGTAAACAATcccttgttataacatctttggtctgacagacacttacgtgacaaccagaatgtattgtatgatgtcaacaaacatgacgccacacatagctggcaaatagcttagcatttgctcatcataatcagtagaACCTTCAAAAGTATTTTACACGTGTCCATTTACAATCATGCAAGAATCAGAATGCATGACTTGTCATCAGtacttgaaaacgtgaataaaactgtaaatacattattcTCCATACATAtggtatgctacagtagaaagaacaacacgatatacagaaaataaggcacttactttttgataggaacgcacacatgtccaCAGTCcaatttgtaaggaaaacaacaacgaAGACCATGCGGCGCCAGCCATAAAATGTGCTGGGGGGAAAAGTTTGCACGGCCTGTTCTTACTAGAGATGCGCAATGTCTTCATACTTGATCTGGGGAAACACAGGGGAAGTGCTTTGGCTCTCATTGAAGAAAGAAGTtttgtccggctcagtaaagcctcaaacataactTGTCCGCAACAGTAAAATGGGCTACTTCTCATGTGAATTAATGAggtggaacacacctcaattcaaactgttagaaaataatttgaaatggaAAAGTTGAACAGCCTaaagataattagcaggcagtgtgccttggtttgagggaaGCACGAGTTATAACTGTCCTGtttgtaggaaacctggcaccatccctacggtgaagcatggtggtggaagcatcatgctgtggggatgtttttcagcggcagggactgggagactactcttcatctttccctcgatcctgactaaagtacagagatccttgatgaaaacctgctccagagtgcacaggacctcagactggggcgaaggttcacctttccaacaggacaacgatcctgagcacacagccaatacactGCAGGAGTGGCTCGGGACcagtctctcaatgtccttgagtggcccagccagagcccggacttaaacccgatctaacatctctggagagacctgaaaatagctgtgcagtgacgctccccatccaacctgacagagcttgagaggacttgcagagaagaatgggagaaactccccaaatacaggtgtgccaagcttgtagcgtcatacccaagaagacttgaggctgtaattgctgccaacggtgcttcaacaaagtactgagttaaagggtctgaatacctatgtaaatgtaaagttaattgttttttttaaccaaaatttctaaacctgtttttgctttgtcattatgggctattgtgtccttgagggggggacaatttaataaatgttataataaggctgtaacgtaacaaaatattgaAAAAGTGAAgtcgtctgaatactttccgattgcactttctatttcattttcaatgaatgtggaaaaatgtctaatcgtgttttcactttgtcattatggggtattgtgtgtagatgggtgagggggaaaaaaaaaaatatatatatatatatatatatatatatatatatatatactgaacaaaaattgaacaatttcaaagattttaccaagttacagttcatataaagaaatcactcaattgaaatacattcattaggccctaatttatggatttcacatgactgggccagggcgcagccatgggtaggcctgggagtggataggcccacccacttgggagccaggcccagccaatcagattgagtttttccccacaaaagggctttattacagaccgaagtactcctcagtttcatcagctggtgACTAGTCTCAGATGATCcaccaggtgaagaagccagatgtggaggtcctggactggtgtggttacacgtggtctgcagttctgtggccggttggacatactaccaaattctctaaaacaatgttggcctccatttttccagccaaagaggagtcacaaatagcacaaatagagaaaattaatcactaacctttgatgatcttcatcagatgacactcataggacttcatattacacaatacatatatgtcttgttcgattaagttcatatttatatccaaaaacctccgtttacattggcgccatgttcagaaatgcctccaaattatccggagaaattgcagagagccacgtcaaataacagaaatactcatcataaactttgatgaaagatacatgttttacatagaattaaagatacacttgttcttaatgcaaccgctgtgtcagatttcaaaaagctttacggcaaaacacaatattcaataatctgaaaacggcgttcagccacaaaagcaacccatacagttacccgcccaaattgtgcagtcaacaaaactcataaaaagcattataaatcttcacttcgctgatcttcgtcggaatgcactcccaggactcccacttccacaatacatttttggttttttcggtaatgtccatcatttatgtccaaatagctatttttgtcgcGTGTTTGGTATATaaatccaacgtcagggaagcgcgttcactaaaacctggcgaaatgtccaaaagttccgtaacagtccgtagaaacatgtcaaacgatatattgaatcaatctttagaatgttgttaacataaatcttgaataacattccaaccggagaataacattgacttcagatgagcgatggaacggagctccctctcatgtgaacgcgcatggtcaaagaatggttacctcatggcagtggtgactcattcctgtctccttcggccccccttcacagtagagtcatcagacaaagttctacagactgttgacatctagtggaagccgtaggaagtgaaaactcatccatatctcgctgtgatttcaatgggagcttggttgaaaatctaccagcctcagaatttccacttcctgtttggattttttctcaggtttttgcctgccatatgagttctgttatactcacagacataattcaaacagttttagaaacttcagagtgtttcctatccaatactaataataatatgcatatattagcaactatgactgaggagcaggccgtttactctgggcacctctgtgcacctttcatccaagctactcaatactgcccctgcagccataagttaatcagcttcttgatatgccacacctgtcaggtggatggattatcttggcaaaggagaaatgctcactaacaaggatgtgcaataatttgtttacaacatttttgaaataagctttttgtgtgtgtgaatatttctggcatcttttatttcagttcaggaaacatgggaccagcactatACATGTTGTTTATTAATATTTatttcaggttgtaacacaacaaaatgtggaataagtctagggttatgaatattttctgaaggcactgtatacatcaAGGGTGGTCAACCATCTTCCTGGAGAGCTAATAGGTGCAAGCTTTTATTCCAGTCTGTATTTGTATTTCTTTCCCTAGATATGCACCGGACTGCTCCCTACGTGGTGACAGGCAGCGTTGATCAGACAGTCAAAGTGTGGGAGTGTCGCTGAGTCTGCCTGCTATCTTCCTCTCTACCCTCCAACCACAGCCCTATACACCCCCCCAACCTCCTGCTCTACTCTTCCAGAAACAGCATTAGTGCTCCCCTAAATAGCAGCCTCTCCTCCCCTAACCACCTCCTCTATCCCCACAAAAGCAGCCCTATACCCCCTCCTACCCACAATCTGACACTTTctctctgacactcacctaaGCCCAACCTCTCGCACTCTATACCATTGTTACCCAGGCTCTGCCCCTCATCTCCCGGCCCCGTTTTAAAATAAATATTGATTGTCCTTTTATGTAAATTATTCTGGATGTAGAGTATGCTTAAtaaatattacacacacacacatagacacactaaaATAAAAAAGATGTATTCCTTGGATGGTGATTTCCCCCAAAAACGTGTATACTGTAAATTTGCCATGACGTGGGGGTCAAAGGGTAAATGGTTCCTGTGTCCT contains:
- the LOC139583994 gene encoding lissencephaly-1 homolog B-like, with amino-acid sequence MVLSQRQRDELNRAIGDYLRSNGYEEAYSTFKKETELDMNEELDKKYAGLLEKKWTSVIRLQKKVMELESKLNEAKEEMTLGGPVAQKRDPKEWIPRPPERYALSGHRSPVTRVIFHPVFSVMVTASEDATIKVWDYEAGDFERTLKGHTDSVQDISFDQTGKLLASCSADMTIKLWDFQGFECIRTMHGHDHNVSSVAIMPNGDHIVSASRDKTIKMWEVATGYCVKTFTGHREWVRMVRPNQDGSLIASCSNDQTVRVWVATSKECKAELREHEHVVECIAWAPDTAHPTILEATGSESKKSGKPGPFLISGSRDKTIKMWDISTGMCLMTLVGHDNWVRGVLVHPGGRFIVSCADDKTLRIWDYKNKRCMKTLCAHEHFVTSLDMHRTAPYVVTGSVDQTVKVWECR